TAAGCCAGAGCTAGCACTGCACCACTGGCCAATCAAGCACGCGCAGAGTAAACTGGCACCACTTAGTTCTTCGCTTGTTATAATTCTGATTGCTACTCAACTTCCAAACATTCGCCGCGCCGCGGTCGCTGAACTAAAAATATGGATGATTGTCAATGGATCAGTTTTCAGACGCATATGGATGCACACAGTCACATTCTTACTTAATGAGACGATGCCTTGGTTTTAACTGACGGCTCGAGCTCGAGGCTCCAACTTCGTACTATCTGCTGAGTGTTCGTTGAGAAATTCGATCCCCACCTAATTCGTCCTGACGCATCAATGCTAACAGCTGAGCACTGTGTGATCACTTTACATTTTCAGTAGGAATTAATCAGCCATGCATAGTCTCATTGTAGCACTGCAGTGCTGAATAGACAATCGATCCTGTCGTCGTCATCTAACTCCACACATATAAACAAAACACACCGCATGAGCTCTGGGTCACTCTCTGTCGCCGTGTTACTTCGAAAGCACTCTCAGATAAAAAAGCACGCCGATCTCTGATGTCTCTTCCGACCTACCAAACCAGCCGGATTCACAGGCCAAGAACTAGACGCCACTCGCGGAGCCATCAAGCAGTGATTTTCCTAACCAACAAAGGGTAATTACGATGGGAAATAGCCAAGCCAACAACCATTACCACCCCAGTCCCCTCTAACAACCGGTCGAGATAGACGGAATCGATGGGATGGAGGCAAGCAAAGCATGGCAACGAAAGCGTAGCTACTGCAAATCATTTCGTATTTTAAATACTAGCAAACATTACAGCTGGTGTCCGTCTTAGGTACAAGGCATCATCGAGTGTTCCTTTCCAAGAATCAAAGCGTACAGTGACATGTGCTATAGAATAGAATCAAAGCCCGTGAGAAAAggccgaaaaaaaaaagaaaaagaaaaaaaagaagacatgCACAAGTTGCTGATGAACCAAAAGTAgccgggggaagaggaggaagatccATGCAAAGAACTAAGCAATTTCTCCGTTCATTGAGCTCGATCGAGATATGTCGGTTATAGAGAAGGCTCGTCGCCCTCACGGTCACCGCCGGCGCTCTCTGTTGCCTGCCGGTCGCTGCTGGACCGTCGGATCTCGTCGATCCGGGCGGCCGCGTCGGACATTGTCGGCCTCCTGTCCGGGTGCTGCGCGGAGCAGTCGATGGCGAGCTGGAGGAGCTgcaccatctcctcctcgacgCTCTGGTACCTGAGAAGCTCCTGGTCGAACACCTCGGCGGTCCACTCCTCCCGGACCACGGACTGCACCCACCGGGGCAAGTCAAGGCCTTCCTCGTTGACGACGGCGTGTGTGGGCGCCTTCCCCGTGagcagctccagcagcagcacgccgaagctgtacacgtcggCCTTCTGCGACACCCTCCGGATGTCGGTCACCTCCGGGGCGCGGTAGCCGGAGACCCGGGTCGGTGAGAACGACGGTCCGACCAGCGTGGGCAGGCCGTGGTCCGACACCCGGGCCTCGTAGTTCTTGGTGAGCAGCACGTTGGAGGACTTGATGTTGCCGTGCGACGCCGTGGGGCCCGTGGAGTGGATGTGCGccaccccgcgcgccgccgccagcgcgaTCGCCGACCTCGTCTCCCAGTCCAGCGGCGTCCGTCCCGAAGCCCGGTTACCTGCACGACGATCACGcagcaaaaaggaaaagcgCGACAGACAGACATCAGAATCCGCAACGACAGAAGAATGTTCGGCTATGCTGCTTCGTCTCTCACACTGTCCAGTCCATGGCTGGCAATGGGTACTACAACCAAGCTACTAGCTTCCTTCCATTTTACGTCCGTCCCACGTGCCATGTGTGTGTGCATCAATCCATCTACTCCGTCCGGGTTCACGAACGATTCTTTAAAATCTGTACGCGCGGGGAATTATTGGCACGAGTGAGAAGAGGAATCCCGAGGAAGAGGAACAGTGGCGCCAACTAAATGTCACATGGAGCATATCAAGTTCATCAACTACCCTGCCCCGGCCCCTGGCCGGCAACCGGCTCACATGCGCAACTTGACAGGAAATTCACCGGGAATCTATTACAGCTACTAATACACCGCGTTGTACTTGTATAGACTAGTACTGGCTTGTATTGTACGTAAGCTATAGTGTCGAAAATTTCAAATGTGCCCCCCATGGGGCAGGGACCACAAAGGCAAGTTGCTGTTCTAATTGCAATTGCAAATGCAAAGCCGGGTCGTGCCAAGGGCAGTCATGGCTGCCACGTTTTTGCCTTGATCTAGTAGATTAGATCCCACGCAACTCGCTGGCAACGCTGGAGCAGACAATTCTACTGCTACTGTTTGTTGGcatatactagtactactagtagcaAACAAATTGCAGTTCGAGCGTACTCCTTCGGCGCGGCAGAGGAGGCCCCGGCCCCGGGCGGGCGAGCGAGCTCGGCAACGCCATAAAGAAACCGGGCCAGGGACAGGGCGGGGGTAGGTCAGGTGTGTGAAGAGCAAATTGATCCAACGAAATGGATCGGGCGAAAGGGACGCGGCACCCATTCGGCCTCGGCCACCGGTACGGTGGTTTGGactctctttttattttttttaccggaGACGGAACATGGCCAGGCTGTTGGGACCGGCGAAACGATGGATCCACCGACAGGACGACGGCACTGGCCGCCAGTGGATAACGAACTGGCTCGTCGCGAAACTGTAAAAAGGATAATGACTTTGCGGAGGGAGGtttttgttgcttttttttttaccgtggAGCAGGGCGGAGAGGCTGCCCATGGACATGTAGTCGTAGACGAGGAGCTTCTCGTCCTTGCTGAAGTAGTAGGCGCGGAGGGGCACCACCAGCTCGTGCTGCACGGCGCCGATGGCCGCGATCCGCTCCCGGAACTCCGGCTCCGGGAGGTCCACGTCCttgagccgcttcacggccacggcggcgccgctctcCATCACGGCCTTGTACGCCGTCCCGAACGCGCCCTTGCCCAGCACCTCCGCCGACGCGCGCAGCAGGTCCTCCAGGTCGAACGGCGGGGCCACCGCCATGGGCCCGAAGTAGATGAGCTTCTTCGTACCGCCCGTCGACCCTCCGGActtggctgctgctgctgccgcggccacggcggcagcgCTAGCTGCGGCTGGCACCGCTCCGGCTGCGGCTCCGGCGTGGACTCCGTTGCCGGCTGCCGAGCCGTTCTGCCCCTTGGGCTCCGCGTCCAGCTGGGCCATGCCAAGGTCGTGCCccttctccaccgccgccgtagACCTGGCCTTGCTGGACCTCTTCCGGCAGAGGAAGAAAAGCAGGGCGAGCAAGAGTAGCACGCCGAACACGCAGCCGATGGCAATGCCGGCGATGGCGCCGCCTgagagcttcttcttcttgctgccAGCGACGTCAGCGACGCCGCCCGCATCTGGCTGGGACCCCGGCGCCCCAGCCGGCGTGGGCGCGGTCTCTCCGGGGCACAGGCCCAGTGGGCCACCGCACAGCGTGGTGCCCAGGAAGGAGTCCTTGGGCATCTTCCGGAGCTTGGTCGGGATGGAGCCGTTGAGCTTGTTGTACGACACGTTGAACTGCTCCAGCGTCGGCAGGTCCAGCTTGgggatctcgccggagaagtCGTTGCTCTCGAGGAGCAGCGACCCGAGGCGGTTGAGCTTGTTGAAGTCGGGCGAGATCTCGCCCGAGAACTTGTTCTCCGCGATGTCCAGCCTCACCAGGTTCTTGAGCGTGAAGAGCGACGCCGGTACCTCGCCCGAGAAGCTGTTGTGCTGGAGGTAGAGCGCCCGGAGCTCGGTGGCGCGGGAGAGGTCGTCCGGGATGGGGCCCGTGAGCGCGTTGTAGCGGAGGGAGAGCGTGCGGAGCGCGGTGAGGTTGCCGAGCACGCCCGAGGGGAGCGTGCCGATGAGGCCGGCGCCCGGGAGCCGGAGCTCCACGACGCGGCCGCTCTCGCAGGACACGCCATCCCACTGGCACGTCGGCGTGCTGTTGTTCCACGAAGGCAGCGCGGACCGCCCCACAGCCGACCGCAGCCCCTGCAGCGCCTGCGCGTCGGAGTTGAGGTCGTCGGAGAGGGAGGCGGGGAGGGCAGAGAAGAGTACCAGGACGGCAAGGGCCACCCTTGCCAGCCCCGGCATtgccgccatcgccggcgcgcggcgaggagTTGGGGGAGAGTAGAAGATGGCCTTTTCTCTTAGCTCAGGAAGAGCACTGCCATGGAGAAGACGCACGCACACTCTTTGATAGTGGTAGCAGTACTAGTAGTAGAAATAGAGTGGgcaggaaggaggagagggcAGGGGAATCTTGAATTATAATGGAAGATTTGGTTAGCTTGAGGAGCTGGAATGGAGGGAGGGCTGATTGGCTCAATGGGCTTGATTGCTTTAATGATAGATAAACTAGGTGGCACTTACTGGAGCCTGGTTGGAGAATTCTTCCTTTCCTCTTTATTTAACCAAAGCTCTGAGAGGAAAAAGGCAGCTTGGCAGGTAGAGTCTTTTGAGGCCAAATAAAAGGCTGGAAGAGGGACCAGCCGGACAAAAGTCCCGAGAAAACAATGTCATGAGCTAGGTGGAGTATATGAACTGTGCTTGCTCTCACCAGAAATTCAAAATTCCTAACCACTGCGAACCCTGTCATTTGTCAGTTTATACTTGGGCGAGTTCTTGTCCAGCTACCCGTATTTTCCAGTTCCAACCGTCAGTAAGAATTTGTCCAACCGTCAATTGTCTACTCACACTGCCCAGTGGTACCCAGCATCGCACGTTATCCAGTTCATCACGGGCATTTATCGATCAGTTCCCCGAGCAAGCTACACGAGTACGACTCCGTTCTGTGAGTACATAGCTTGAATTTTTGGCAACACGTAGCCAGTACCGTAGAACACAGTAATACCCGAGCGTCTAACGGCATGTACACCGGCAGGTTCACCATCACACGCTTCATAAGCTTTTGGTTTTGGCCAAGGAGTCGCTCTGGGCTTTAGCTTCACCGCATCGGAGATTCCGAGCGTCTTGTTGGTCAAGTACCAGCTGAGTTGCGCATCATCACGCTTCAGGCACTCCAGGGAAAGCTCGGCTGCAGAGAGAATACGAGCTCTGCAAATGATGACGCTATGGCCCAAGGATACGTAGTACTCGTACCCAGGCATTTTAAGTTTTTTGGTTTAGCATTGATCCAGGCAGGTATCTGGTACGAATTCCGTGATTGATCGGTTGGAAATTGAGACGGGCTCCGCTCAGCACCTATATCGTTTTGTCTCACGGAGAAAATTGGTCCGTCCGAATCATATACGGAGTAGCTTTCTGATGCATTGGTCAGTTGGTTAGGTTTTTGGGACATTTGTTCTCTTCCCTTCCATTTCTACCTTTCCTACTTGCAAATTGTGTTATGTATTTAAATCTAGAACGGAGGTCTCCTTAGCTGTTGATTGGTAGCAATTGAGATGATTCAGCTTCAAAGGCCAGTGCTAATGCCTAAAGCAGTGGTAGATTTTCTCCCAGGAGGAACAACTAGATTGCAAATATATTCCATAGAGTAGCTACAGGACTGAAAGATATTGAGGAACAGatgaaaataataaatattAGAAGCATCTTGACGTAACTGCTTTATGCATTTTGGTATGTTTCCAGAAAATCACAAACTCTCATATGAGATCCATGTGAAGCTATGGAAATAAGATGGTTTCGTGTAAAAATTCAAAAGCAGAGAGCACTGGAGGATGTTGTAGATGATTACCTCCTTATCTTACTGAACTGCTAGTCAAAGCATGCGGCAACTTGACAGAACGATTGGATAGATATGGTTTCCCAGCTCCAAGCTGCACGAcctgctctctccttttccaGTTAGTGATGTTTGGCCTGGGAGAGGCACTGAAACTGAGAAGATATCTACAGCTTAAAATTGACTGATAAAATCAAGCATTGATCATGCCTTCGAATTTCCA
This is a stretch of genomic DNA from Brachypodium distachyon strain Bd21 chromosome 1, Brachypodium_distachyon_v3.0, whole genome shotgun sequence. It encodes these proteins:
- the LOC100824734 gene encoding probable inactive receptor kinase At1g48480, with amino-acid sequence MAAMPGLARVALAVLVLFSALPASLSDDLNSDAQALQGLRSAVGRSALPSWNNSTPTCQWDGVSCESGRVVELRLPGAGLIGTLPSGVLGNLTALRTLSLRYNALTGPIPDDLSRATELRALYLQHNSFSGEVPASLFTLKNLVRLDIAENKFSGEISPDFNKLNRLGSLLLESNDFSGEIPKLDLPTLEQFNVSYNKLNGSIPTKLRKMPKDSFLGTTLCGGPLGLCPGETAPTPAGAPGSQPDAGGVADVAGSKKKKLSGGAIAGIAIGCVFGVLLLLALLFFLCRKRSSKARSTAAVEKGHDLGMAQLDAEPKGQNGSAAGNGVHAGAAAGAVPAAASAAAVAAAAAAAKSGGSTGGTKKLIYFGPMAVAPPFDLEDLLRASAEVLGKGAFGTAYKAVMESGAAVAVKRLKDVDLPEPEFRERIAAIGAVQHELVVPLRAYYFSKDEKLLVYDYMSMGSLSALLHGNRASGRTPLDWETRSAIALAAARGVAHIHSTGPTASHGNIKSSNVLLTKNYEARVSDHGLPTLVGPSFSPTRVSGYRAPEVTDIRRVSQKADVYSFGVLLLELLTGKAPTHAVVNEEGLDLPRWVQSVVREEWTAEVFDQELLRYQSVEEEMVQLLQLAIDCSAQHPDRRPTMSDAAARIDEIRRSSSDRQATESAGGDREGDEPSL